The Wolbachia endosymbiont of Ctenocephalides felis wCfeT genome includes a region encoding these proteins:
- a CDS encoding phage tail protein, giving the protein MLSFGPYKFTPTSLKYNKENRWSVIECIGKIPSLQNIGQGVENVDLEGTIYLHNFNGQNQLKNMKEVEKDQEKHTLVDSSGNVLGQFVITRLEEKQMYFFPNGLPKKVEFSVSLKRYS; this is encoded by the coding sequence ATGTTATCGTTTGGTCCATATAAATTTACTCCAACAAGCTTAAAATATAACAAAGAAAACCGTTGGAGTGTTATTGAATGTATAGGTAAAATCCCATCGCTTCAAAACATTGGTCAAGGAGTGGAAAATGTAGACTTAGAGGGTACTATTTACCTTCATAATTTTAATGGACAAAACCAACTAAAGAATATGAAAGAAGTGGAAAAAGATCAGGAAAAACATACTTTAGTGGATAGTTCAGGCAATGTTTTGGGGCAATTTGTGATTACACGATTAGAAGAAAAGCAGATGTATTTTTTTCCCAATGGACTACCAAAAAAAGTTGAATTTAGTGTGAGTTTGAAAAGGTATTCATGA
- a CDS encoding tail protein X, with the protein MTTYYTTKENEMLDFICWKHYGSTEGGIVELVLEINTGLAEYGSFLPAGLKIKLPEVQQPLKKSTLKIWDK; encoded by the coding sequence ATGACGACGTACTACACTACAAAAGAAAATGAAATGCTGGACTTTATTTGCTGGAAACATTATGGCTCAACTGAGGGAGGAATAGTAGAATTAGTGCTAGAAATCAATACAGGGCTTGCTGAATATGGTAGCTTTTTGCCAGCGGGATTGAAGATTAAATTGCCTGAAGTTCAACAACCATTAAAAAAATCAACTTTGAAAATTTGGGACAAATAA